The Listeria welshimeri serovar 6b str. SLCC5334 genome has a window encoding:
- the dinG gene encoding ATP-dependent DNA helicase DinG, whose product MKQKRYIVVDLETTGNQASREDRIIQFAACFVESGKRLETYSTFLNPEKPIPAFIQELTGIAPKDVKNAPLFEDVAPIIASLLEDTIFVAHNVSFDWTFLEREMTRAGISLGKMKKLDTVELARIMYPGIDSYKLQDLSDEFGLGHDKPHRADSDAEVTADLLLLLLEKLENLPLPIIRQMATISGSLKSYLPELLFEMEMKKEQANEPLDPAFLEHRGLVIRKKEVEKPTYSRADLLGFPETDEAKMALFKKAGAPLYARSGQFEMMNLVFQAMKSGKHALIEAGTGIGKSLGYFLPAIYQAKQAELPVVISTYTNLLQAQLFEKDVPLLTKLTGFKVKASLLKGRDHYLNLFKFEQLLQEVDAQYDVVVTKLKLLVWLTETTTGDIDEVNLSSGGELFWNRMKHTGWFLSEKHDPWLAHDFYKFNIEQAKNADLVIVNHALLLSDHFSGRQTLPKYAFAVIDEAHHFADSARTQGSFILSYRKLKYFLNQLGSLEKYSLLTRLAMAFPEADSLYDLDIAVMKLGEAVEEFFTLLKMKLNDTRKNLQEVVLVENSEKDAWNDAIYYAAEKVLRLLHESEKNMETLLEQGKQEENELGEAESAFLEEMYAFLLDWKNMVKQLEQMLHKKSPILTIYLQADKNHSISSIRLKAVLMEVEPTLGKEFFAKKESVIMTSATLTVNGKFDYLRKSLGLEKEQVVEKRIPSPFDYKENARVMIPDDMPPIKDTPIERYTAELAKYIRHIAVKTNGRMLVLFTASEMLQKTYYHMKNEKSLEEYVVLAQGVSAGSVARLTKQFQMFDKAILLGTTSFWEGIDIPGEDLSCLVIVRLPFAPMDDPYTKAQIALRKERGENAFQTYSLPEAVLRFKQGFGRLIRRESDRGIVFVFDNRVDTTRFGKAFLESIPSAPILKGKQADLLEEVSEFFKEG is encoded by the coding sequence ATGAAACAGAAACGCTATATTGTCGTTGATTTAGAAACAACAGGAAACCAAGCCTCACGAGAGGACAGGATTATTCAATTCGCTGCATGTTTTGTTGAATCTGGAAAACGACTGGAAACCTACTCTACTTTTTTGAATCCAGAGAAACCTATTCCTGCTTTTATTCAAGAATTAACGGGAATCGCTCCAAAAGATGTTAAAAATGCACCTCTTTTTGAAGATGTTGCACCGATTATAGCAAGTTTATTAGAAGATACTATTTTTGTGGCGCACAATGTTTCATTCGATTGGACTTTTTTAGAACGAGAAATGACGCGTGCTGGTATCTCACTTGGAAAGATGAAGAAACTAGATACTGTTGAACTAGCAAGAATCATGTATCCAGGAATAGATAGTTATAAATTGCAAGATTTATCAGATGAATTTGGTCTTGGTCATGATAAGCCTCACCGCGCTGATAGTGATGCCGAAGTAACAGCTGATTTGCTACTATTACTTCTTGAAAAACTAGAAAATTTACCCCTTCCTATTATTCGTCAAATGGCAACAATATCAGGAAGTCTAAAAAGCTATTTACCAGAGCTTTTATTTGAAATGGAAATGAAAAAAGAACAAGCAAATGAGCCACTTGATCCAGCATTTCTTGAACATCGTGGACTAGTGATTCGAAAAAAAGAAGTCGAAAAACCGACATATAGCAGAGCGGATTTGCTTGGATTTCCTGAAACAGATGAAGCCAAAATGGCATTATTTAAAAAAGCAGGAGCGCCCCTGTATGCAAGAAGTGGTCAGTTTGAAATGATGAATTTGGTTTTTCAAGCGATGAAATCAGGCAAACATGCTTTAATTGAGGCTGGAACTGGGATTGGGAAATCGTTAGGATACTTTTTACCTGCTATTTATCAAGCTAAGCAAGCAGAATTACCGGTTGTGATAAGTACATATACCAATCTTCTTCAAGCACAATTGTTTGAAAAAGATGTCCCACTTTTGACTAAATTAACTGGTTTTAAAGTGAAAGCGAGCTTACTTAAAGGGCGCGATCACTACTTGAATTTATTTAAATTTGAACAATTACTTCAAGAAGTGGATGCGCAGTACGATGTAGTGGTAACGAAATTGAAATTACTTGTTTGGCTTACTGAGACAACGACCGGTGATATTGATGAAGTGAACTTATCAAGCGGTGGAGAGCTGTTTTGGAACCGAATGAAACATACTGGCTGGTTTTTATCTGAAAAGCATGATCCATGGCTAGCACATGATTTTTATAAATTTAATATTGAACAAGCAAAAAATGCTGATTTAGTCATCGTGAATCATGCTCTTCTTTTAAGTGATCATTTTTCTGGGAGACAGACACTACCTAAATATGCGTTTGCTGTTATTGATGAGGCGCACCATTTTGCAGACAGTGCGAGGACACAAGGAAGCTTTATTCTTTCTTATCGCAAACTCAAATATTTCCTGAATCAGCTTGGTTCACTCGAAAAATATTCGCTGCTAACAAGACTCGCGATGGCTTTTCCAGAAGCTGACAGTTTATATGATTTAGACATCGCTGTCATGAAGCTTGGCGAGGCAGTAGAAGAATTTTTCACTCTCTTAAAAATGAAACTAAATGACACGCGCAAAAATTTACAAGAAGTAGTTTTAGTAGAAAATAGCGAAAAAGATGCTTGGAACGATGCAATATATTACGCAGCTGAAAAAGTACTTCGCTTACTTCATGAATCTGAAAAAAATATGGAAACACTCCTTGAACAAGGTAAACAAGAAGAAAACGAGTTGGGAGAAGCTGAAAGTGCGTTTTTAGAAGAGATGTATGCCTTTTTACTTGATTGGAAAAATATGGTTAAGCAGTTAGAGCAGATGCTACACAAAAAATCTCCCATCTTAACTATTTATTTACAAGCAGATAAAAATCATTCTATCTCAAGTATTCGTCTAAAAGCTGTATTAATGGAAGTCGAACCAACCCTTGGGAAAGAATTTTTTGCAAAAAAAGAAAGTGTCATTATGACTTCGGCAACTCTCACAGTCAATGGAAAATTCGATTATTTGCGAAAAAGTCTTGGTTTAGAAAAAGAGCAAGTAGTTGAAAAACGTATTCCGTCGCCATTTGATTATAAAGAAAATGCGCGCGTGATGATACCAGATGATATGCCTCCTATTAAAGACACACCAATCGAACGCTATACAGCAGAACTGGCTAAATATATTCGTCATATAGCTGTGAAAACAAACGGTCGGATGTTAGTTCTTTTTACTGCTTCAGAAATGTTGCAAAAAACGTATTATCATATGAAAAATGAAAAGTCATTAGAAGAATATGTTGTTCTAGCGCAGGGCGTTTCAGCAGGAAGTGTCGCAAGACTAACAAAGCAATTCCAAATGTTTGATAAAGCAATTTTACTTGGAACGACAAGTTTTTGGGAAGGGATTGATATCCCAGGGGAAGATTTATCTTGTCTTGTTATTGTGAGGCTTCCTTTTGCACCAATGGATGACCCTTATACCAAAGCACAAATTGCTCTAAGAAAAGAGCGAGGGGAGAATGCTTTCCAAACTTATTCTTTACCAGAAGCAGTTTTGCGTTTTAAACAAGGATTTGGCAGATTAATTAGACGTGAATCAGATCGTGGAATTGTTTTTGTATTTGATAACCGGGTGGATACAACCAGATTTGGAAAAGCATTTTTAGAATCTATTCCTAGCGCTCCGATTTTAAAAGGAAAACAAGCCGATTTGCTTGAAGAAGTGAGTGAATTCTTTAAGGAAGGTTAA
- a CDS encoding thioredoxin family protein, protein MKKILLLIAIITTVLTLGACGEDKKETEEKANQTEKESATFLNTISTKDFKQQMADKTTGFVYVGRPTCEDCQAFQPILKKELKERKLNQNMNYYNTDKASEKSRDDMIALLKKMDIDSVPTMVYLKDGKVASTYAATDEPEKLTHWMNKVTGEVSE, encoded by the coding sequence ATGAAAAAAATTCTATTACTAATAGCGATAATTACTACAGTTCTTACACTTGGAGCATGTGGTGAAGATAAAAAAGAAACGGAAGAGAAGGCAAACCAAACAGAAAAAGAAAGCGCCACTTTTTTAAATACCATTTCCACCAAAGATTTCAAACAACAAATGGCTGACAAAACAACTGGATTTGTGTATGTAGGAAGACCTACATGCGAAGATTGCCAAGCATTTCAACCTATCCTCAAGAAAGAACTGAAAGAAAGAAAACTAAATCAAAACATGAACTATTATAATACGGATAAAGCCTCTGAAAAAAGTCGTGATGATATGATTGCGCTCTTAAAAAAAATGGATATTGATTCTGTTCCCACAATGGTATATTTAAAAGATGGAAAAGTAGCGTCCACCTATGCAGCAACAGATGAACCAGAGAAACTAACTCATTGGATGAATAAAGTAACTGGAGAGGTTTCAGAGTAA
- a CDS encoding CCA tRNA nucleotidyltransferase yields the protein MNDVFLKALPVLQKLTTAGFEAYFVGGSVRDYLLCRTISDVDIATSAFPEEVKEIFPSTYDTGIAHGTVTVRENKECYEVTTFRTEGTYEDFRRPSEVTFIRSLKEDLQRRDFTMNAIAMDEHFELHDPFFGQLAIQNKEIKAVGKASERFQEDALRMMRAVRFLSQLDFHLDKETENALQKNIALLQHTSVERITVEWVKLMKGPAVKRAINVLLKVEMETYLPGLKGEKSALIPFASWEWDKRTTENVIWLGLAVAVKKANVTSFLKAWKLPNKTIQLVNQAYQYALNGKEYWQKEELYYAGKEVFSLVNEINVIRGQENKQNELDQLYETLPIHSKKDLAITGGDLLEWADKSAGPWIKDTLDKVESAVLSQAINNDKKHIKRWLGYHEE from the coding sequence ATGAATGACGTTTTTCTAAAAGCGCTTCCTGTATTGCAAAAATTAACTACTGCGGGATTTGAAGCGTATTTTGTTGGCGGATCTGTCAGAGATTACTTGCTATGTAGAACGATTTCCGATGTTGATATTGCAACCAGTGCTTTCCCAGAAGAAGTAAAAGAAATTTTTCCATCAACTTATGATACGGGGATTGCGCATGGAACCGTTACCGTTAGAGAAAATAAAGAATGTTATGAAGTGACTACTTTTCGAACAGAGGGTACTTATGAAGATTTTCGACGTCCCAGTGAAGTGACATTTATTCGCTCGCTAAAAGAAGATTTGCAGCGTCGCGATTTTACGATGAATGCGATTGCGATGGATGAACATTTCGAATTACATGATCCATTTTTCGGGCAATTAGCCATTCAAAATAAGGAAATTAAAGCAGTAGGCAAGGCTTCCGAACGTTTTCAGGAAGATGCGCTTAGAATGATGCGAGCAGTTCGCTTTCTTAGTCAACTTGATTTTCACTTAGACAAAGAAACCGAAAACGCCCTGCAAAAAAATATCGCTTTATTACAGCATACTTCTGTGGAACGAATCACGGTTGAATGGGTGAAGTTAATGAAAGGGCCAGCTGTGAAACGCGCAATAAATGTTCTTTTGAAAGTAGAAATGGAAACCTATTTGCCGGGCTTAAAAGGAGAAAAATCAGCACTAATTCCTTTTGCTAGTTGGGAATGGGATAAACGGACAACTGAAAATGTCATTTGGCTTGGGCTTGCTGTTGCTGTTAAAAAAGCGAACGTTACCTCTTTCTTAAAAGCGTGGAAGTTACCAAATAAAACGATTCAATTAGTTAACCAAGCCTATCAATACGCACTAAACGGAAAAGAATATTGGCAGAAAGAAGAACTCTATTACGCTGGCAAAGAAGTATTTTCGTTAGTGAATGAAATAAATGTGATTCGGGGACAAGAAAACAAACAAAATGAACTAGATCAGCTGTACGAAACACTGCCAATACATTCCAAAAAAGACTTAGCCATTACTGGAGGCGATTTGCTTGAATGGGCAGACAAAAGCGCCGGACCATGGATAAAAGACACGTTGGATAAGGTTGAGTCAGCTGTACTTTCCCAAGCAATTAATAATGACAAAAAACATATTAAAAGGTGGCTAGGCTATCATGAAGAATAA
- the panB gene encoding 3-methyl-2-oxobutanoate hydroxymethyltransferase, with the protein MKRPVDFYAMKESGEKITMITAYDYPSAKNVEQAAADMILVGDSLGMVVLGYDSTVPVTIDDMIHHTKAVKRGAPNTFVVTDMPFMTYHGSVDETIQNARQIIQESGAHAVKLEGAGEVVNKIARLTEAGAPVVAHLGLTPQSVGLTGSYKVRAKSVQEAQELIDNALAVEAAGAIAIVLEAIPRQLAEKVTKALTIPTIGIGAGVETDGQVLVYHDIIGYGISRRAKFVKAYADIDETIEPALTSYVKEVKEQTFPEVKHSFTMAEEDLKGLYGRE; encoded by the coding sequence ATGAAAAGACCAGTAGATTTTTATGCTATGAAGGAAAGTGGAGAGAAAATCACGATGATTACTGCTTATGATTATCCTTCTGCAAAGAACGTGGAGCAAGCAGCAGCTGATATGATTTTAGTTGGGGACTCCCTTGGAATGGTAGTCTTAGGCTATGATTCAACGGTGCCAGTAACGATTGATGATATGATTCATCATACAAAAGCTGTGAAACGTGGTGCCCCGAATACGTTTGTTGTCACAGATATGCCTTTCATGACATATCATGGTTCTGTGGATGAAACGATTCAAAACGCTCGTCAAATTATTCAAGAAAGTGGCGCGCATGCTGTAAAATTAGAAGGCGCAGGAGAAGTTGTTAATAAAATTGCTCGTTTGACAGAAGCAGGTGCACCGGTTGTAGCACATCTTGGTTTAACTCCACAAAGTGTTGGTTTAACGGGGAGTTATAAAGTACGTGCTAAGTCTGTTCAAGAAGCACAAGAATTGATTGATAATGCTTTAGCTGTCGAAGCGGCAGGTGCTATTGCCATTGTGCTTGAAGCAATTCCTCGTCAACTAGCTGAAAAAGTAACCAAAGCGCTTACTATTCCAACGATTGGTATTGGTGCGGGAGTGGAAACAGACGGCCAAGTGCTTGTTTACCATGATATTATTGGTTATGGCATCAGTCGTCGAGCAAAATTTGTAAAAGCGTATGCAGATATTGATGAAACAATTGAACCAGCGCTGACAAGTTATGTGAAAGAAGTTAAAGAGCAAACATTTCCAGAAGTAAAACATAGCTTCACAATGGCAGAGGAAGATTTAAAAGGCCTTTATGGAAGGGAATAA
- a CDS encoding biotin--[acetyl-CoA-carboxylase] ligase codes for MKNNREKLLALFTESDGAYLSGQEIADSLGCSRTAVWKQMEALRKEGFEIEAVRNRGYRLSATAEQYTKDALLLGLETKFIGQHIEIHESVSSTQIIAHQQIDTSPEGTVIVADEQTAGKGRLLRPWNSKKGEGIWMSVILKPQIPIQKVPQFTFIASLAITEAIENITKLEPRIKWPNDIYIGKRKICGVLTEMQAEAETIHAVIIGMGINVNQQVFPEEIKDKASSLKLELGESISRKALLQEILASLEKYYELFLDKGFAPIKLLWETKAIPFGEKLTASTTKGKIYGKVQGISDEGVLLLQDNLGEVHSIYSADILLDNEK; via the coding sequence ATGAAGAATAATCGAGAAAAATTACTTGCGTTATTTACAGAAAGTGATGGCGCTTATTTATCTGGGCAAGAAATTGCGGATAGCCTAGGATGCTCGCGTACGGCCGTTTGGAAACAAATGGAAGCATTACGTAAAGAAGGTTTTGAAATTGAAGCGGTTAGAAATCGTGGTTATCGTTTATCCGCAACGGCTGAACAATACACAAAAGATGCGCTTTTACTCGGTCTAGAAACAAAATTTATTGGTCAACATATTGAAATCCATGAATCGGTAAGCTCTACACAAATCATTGCCCATCAACAAATAGATACGAGCCCAGAAGGAACCGTTATTGTGGCGGATGAGCAAACCGCTGGCAAAGGTCGTTTACTTCGACCGTGGAATTCCAAAAAGGGTGAAGGAATATGGATGAGTGTCATTTTAAAACCTCAAATCCCTATTCAAAAAGTACCACAATTCACATTTATCGCCTCGCTTGCTATCACTGAAGCAATTGAAAATATCACGAAACTCGAACCAAGAATAAAATGGCCAAACGATATTTATATTGGTAAACGAAAAATTTGTGGTGTATTAACAGAAATGCAAGCCGAAGCAGAAACCATCCACGCGGTTATTATTGGCATGGGAATTAACGTAAATCAACAAGTATTTCCAGAAGAAATTAAAGATAAAGCTAGTTCACTCAAACTTGAATTAGGTGAAAGCATCTCTAGAAAAGCACTATTACAAGAAATTTTAGCATCCTTAGAAAAATATTATGAACTTTTCTTAGATAAAGGGTTTGCACCAATAAAATTACTATGGGAAACAAAAGCAATTCCATTTGGTGAAAAACTAACCGCTAGCACGACAAAAGGAAAAATATATGGAAAAGTACAAGGCATTTCTGATGAGGGCGTGCTTTTACTTCAAGATAATTTAGGAGAAGTTCATTCGATTTATTCCGCAGATATTTTGTTGGATAATGAAAAATAA
- the panD gene encoding aspartate 1-decarboxylase gives MFRTMMNGKIHRATVTEANLNYVGSITIDSAILEAVDMLPNEKVQIVNNNNGARIETYIIPGEPGSGVICLNGAAARHVQVGDVVIIMSYGMFTTEEANKHEPKIVVLDEKNHIEMILPEEKTHTTL, from the coding sequence ATGTTTAGAACAATGATGAATGGCAAAATTCACCGAGCGACTGTAACAGAAGCCAATCTGAATTATGTTGGGAGTATTACGATTGATTCCGCTATTTTAGAAGCGGTGGATATGCTTCCAAATGAAAAAGTTCAAATTGTAAATAATAATAACGGTGCGAGAATTGAAACATATATAATTCCAGGTGAGCCTGGCAGCGGAGTGATTTGTTTAAACGGAGCAGCTGCAAGACATGTTCAAGTTGGTGATGTAGTTATTATCATGAGTTATGGCATGTTTACTACAGAAGAAGCAAATAAACATGAACCAAAAATTGTAGTTTTAGATGAAAAAAACCATATTGAAATGATTCTACCGGAAGAAAAAACGCATACGACTTTATAA
- the mgsA gene encoding methylglyoxal synthase, with protein MHIALIAHDEKKDLMEEFAIAYKHLLEPHQLYATGTTGLRIIEATGLSVHRFKSGPLGGDQQIGARISENKMDLVIFLRDPLTAQPHEPDVTALIRLCDVYEIPLATNIGTAEILIRGLESGFLDWRDLRRNDE; from the coding sequence ATGCATATCGCATTAATCGCGCATGATGAAAAGAAAGATTTGATGGAAGAATTTGCAATAGCCTACAAACATTTGCTTGAACCACATCAGTTATATGCAACTGGGACAACTGGTTTACGAATTATTGAAGCTACTGGTCTCTCTGTTCATCGTTTTAAATCTGGACCACTTGGCGGGGACCAACAAATTGGCGCACGTATTTCGGAAAATAAAATGGATTTAGTTATTTTCTTACGTGACCCACTAACTGCTCAGCCGCATGAACCCGATGTGACTGCACTCATTCGATTATGCGATGTATACGAAATTCCTTTGGCAACAAATATTGGTACAGCAGAGATTTTAATTCGTGGTTTAGAGTCTGGATTTCTAGACTGGCGAGATTTAAGAAGGAATGATGAATAA
- the panC gene encoding pantoate--beta-alanine ligase has product MLIIRNKQALKEAILKETQVNKTIGFVPTMGFLHEGHMTLVKHARKENDVVVMSVFVNPTQFGPNEDFDAYPRDEAHDAKLAEEGGVDILFVPSVEEIYPVELATKLHVIKRVSVLDGADREGHFDGVVTVLTKLFHLVNPNNAYFGQKDAQQVAVVSGLVEDYFFPVNLRIISTVRETDGLAKSSRNVYLTDKERKEAPVIHAALQLGRQLIESGETDETKIVQMMTDKINEQTAHEKIAYLALYAYPDFTPVTDWSKGIIIAAAVKYSKARLIDNELINVKRR; this is encoded by the coding sequence ATGTTAATTATTCGAAATAAACAAGCGCTTAAAGAAGCCATTCTAAAAGAAACACAGGTAAATAAAACAATTGGTTTTGTACCAACGATGGGTTTTTTACATGAAGGTCATATGACACTTGTGAAGCATGCAAGAAAAGAAAATGATGTCGTGGTTATGAGTGTTTTTGTGAATCCAACCCAGTTTGGACCTAATGAAGATTTTGATGCTTATCCACGGGACGAAGCTCATGATGCAAAACTTGCAGAAGAAGGCGGAGTAGACATTTTATTTGTACCTAGTGTAGAAGAAATTTATCCGGTCGAACTAGCCACAAAACTACATGTAATCAAGCGGGTTTCTGTGCTAGATGGTGCTGATCGTGAAGGCCATTTTGATGGTGTAGTGACAGTTTTGACCAAATTATTTCATCTAGTAAATCCAAATAATGCTTATTTTGGTCAAAAAGATGCTCAACAAGTAGCCGTTGTTTCAGGTTTAGTAGAAGATTACTTTTTTCCGGTAAACTTGCGAATTATTTCTACTGTAAGAGAAACCGATGGACTAGCAAAAAGTTCACGGAATGTCTATTTAACAGATAAAGAACGTAAAGAAGCGCCGGTTATTCACGCTGCTTTACAACTGGGGCGACAATTAATTGAATCTGGTGAGACAGACGAAACAAAAATTGTCCAAATGATGACAGATAAAATTAACGAACAAACAGCTCATGAGAAAATCGCTTATCTAGCGTTATATGCTTATCCTGACTTTACGCCAGTGACTGATTGGTCAAAAGGAATAATTATTGCTGCGGCAGTGAAATATTCAAAAGCTCGTTTAATTGATAATGAATTAATAAATGTAAAGAGGCGGTAA
- the dapB gene encoding 4-hydroxy-tetrahydrodipicolinate reductase, which translates to MKVAVSGFKGRMGHEVVKTVLREEDLELVAVLDHEPKEKNIREIVEFSSLDVPVYANLSEMLEEAKPDCVVDFTTPKVGYSNTKTILEHGVRAVVGTTGFTPEQIESLREIAETKKIGALIAPNFAVGAVLMMQFAQKAAKYFPNVEIIELHHDNKLDAPSGTAVKTAEMMAENRTFVKQGAEDEVELMEGARGAEYEGMRIHSVRLPGLVAHQEVIFGAEGQGLTIRHDSYDRISFMSGVALSIRKTKELETLIYGLENILD; encoded by the coding sequence TAGCAGTATCTGGATTTAAAGGTAGAATGGGACATGAGGTTGTTAAAACCGTTTTAAGAGAGGAAGATTTAGAGTTAGTTGCAGTACTTGACCACGAACCAAAAGAGAAAAACATCCGCGAAATCGTGGAGTTTAGCTCATTAGATGTACCTGTTTATGCTAATTTAAGTGAAATGTTAGAAGAAGCAAAACCAGATTGTGTGGTTGATTTTACGACGCCTAAAGTAGGGTATAGTAACACGAAAACTATTTTAGAACATGGTGTACGCGCAGTTGTTGGAACTACTGGCTTTACACCAGAACAAATCGAAAGCTTAAGAGAAATTGCTGAAACGAAAAAAATTGGTGCATTAATCGCGCCAAATTTTGCTGTGGGTGCTGTATTAATGATGCAATTTGCTCAAAAAGCGGCTAAATATTTTCCAAATGTAGAAATTATTGAATTACATCATGATAATAAATTAGATGCGCCAAGTGGTACGGCTGTGAAGACAGCTGAGATGATGGCAGAAAATCGTACATTCGTTAAGCAGGGTGCCGAAGATGAAGTAGAATTAATGGAAGGCGCAAGGGGAGCAGAATATGAAGGAATGCGTATTCACAGTGTACGTTTACCTGGACTGGTTGCGCATCAAGAAGTTATTTTTGGAGCAGAAGGACAAGGCTTGACTATTCGTCACGATTCCTATGATCGGATTTCATTTATGTCAGGAGTGGCGCTTTCTATTCGTAAAACCAAAGAACTGGAAACACTTATTTATGGCTTAGAAAATATTTTAGACTAA